Below is a window of Anas platyrhynchos isolate ZD024472 breed Pekin duck chromosome 34, IASCAAS_PekinDuck_T2T, whole genome shotgun sequence DNA.
CCACGTAACACCATGTAGGGCCACGTAACACCCCATAGGGCCCATATAACACCACTTAGGGCCCACTTAACACCCCTCAGGGCCCGTATAACACCACGGATGGCCCATGTGACACCCCACAGTGCACATACAACACCCCCCAGGCCCATATAACACCCCCAGAGCCCACACACCACCTCACAAATCCCCCCGGGCTCTATAACATCCCcgagacccccccaaaaaaccaaCCCCGTGGcccagtgtccccccccagggcaGATAAAAAAATTTGTAGGGATATGTTTTAGTgcggactgttagtgttaggtcagaggttggactcgacgatcttgaggtctcttccaacctagaaattattctgtggttctgtgaaacCCAGGccgcgttgccatggcaacgccctCGGGCTTTGCCGGAAGTTAGGCCGCGTTGCCATGGCGACGCGTCAGGCTTTGCCGGAAGCTAGGCCGCGTTGCCATGGCGACGGGACCATGGCGGGAGAGGCGCCGTTAGGCCTTGGCGGGCGCTAGGCCGCGTTGCCATGGCGACGCGGCGGGGACCGGGGCCGCTTCGGGCCCGGTGCGAGGAgctcggggccggggccgccggTGGGGAGCCGGCCATGGAGGCCGCCGAGGAGCCCGAGGCCCTGGTGCAGTGCCCCTACGACAAGAGCCACCGCGTGCGGCCAGCGCGGCTGCCATACCACCTGGTCAAGTGCCAGaaggtcggggggggggggggggatttagggggtggggggcagcgcgGGGCTCAGCGTCCTCATCCtcatcatcctcatcctcatcctccttctcctctccctcatcttccttctcatccttcttttcctcatcctcatcgtcttcttcctcatcatcctcatcttcgtcatcttcatcctcctcctcttcctcatcctcttcctcctcatccttctcctctccctcatCTTCATCCCCATCTTCCACTTGCTCCCTCTCCTCATCcttctcatcttcctcctccccgtttcctcctcatcctccttctcatcttcctcctcatcctcctcatcctcctcatccccttcctcatccccctcttcctcctccttctcctcctcatcctcatcaTCATCCCTCTCCTTCTCATCCTCATCACCCTCCTCATCATTCTCATCCACatcttcctcatcctcatcctccttctccccttcctcctcctcctcctcctcatccttctcatcttcctcctcctcatttcctcctcatccccctcttcttcatcctcctcctcatccccatcttcctcttccttatcctcttcctcatcctcttcctcctctccctcctcctccttctcctcatcctcatcctcttcctcctcctcaccctcatcttcctcctcctcgccctcctcctcctcctcgcccttCCTCCCGCAGAACAACCCCCAGGTTGCCCGCCAGCTGGCCACCTGCCCCTTCAACGCCCGCCACCGGGTGCCGCGCGCCGAGCTGCGGGACCACATCGCCTCCTGCCCCAACCGCTGCCAGCTCGACAGCCCGCCCGGTACGCAGCCCCCCCCATACACAGCCCCCCCCATACAcagaccccccaacccccttcccaccccaatcacctccccagacccccctcccaccccaatcACCCCACTCCTACCCCAATCACCCCCCCGACCCCACTCCTACCCcaatacgcagccccacatcccctCTCCCACCCCAATCACCCCACTCCCATCCCAAtcacccccctcccaccccagtgccccccccgacccccctcccaccccattcACCTCCCCCgtcccccctcccaccccaatcacccccccagacccccctcccaccccagtcacccccctgacccccctcccaccccaatcAACCCCCCAACCTCCCTCCCACTCCAATCACCCCCCTgacccccctcccaccccaattaccccccccacaccccaatcATTCCCCCTGACCCCTTTCCCACCCCAATtacccccccgaccccccccccaccccaatcacccccccccccgtgcccacAGAGGCGCCCAGCACCAAGCCGAAAAGCCCCGACCCCCCCCCGACGTGGCAGAACCCCCCCTGCCAGGAGGACTGGGAAGCAGGTGAgtgaccccacagccccactgTGCCCCCCCCGGCGACCCCCCCAGAGCCACCACATCCCCTttttgtgtgtcccccccccacagaGGTGGATGAGCTGGAGGACGCCCCCCCATTTATCCTGCCTGTCACCACGGGCGAGCTGCACCTCCCAAGTGACAGGTAAgggacatgcccccccccggggggggtgCACCCCTCGGTGTGCCCCCCCCCGAcacccctttttttcccccctgcccccccagctATGCCCCAGCGCCCCCCCGGAGCCAGCCCCGAGGCACGGTGCCCCCCCAGGAGAAGAGCTGGACTTCGAGGGACTAAAGACGGCAGcggggagggttggggggggccggggcaaCGTTttaagccccccccccccggggaatGGGGGCATTgtagggccggggggggcagtgcaagtgggggaaaaaagtgttaGCGAGGGGTTTGAAATGCACGTTTGAAATAATGCGGCCTGTGAGTGTGTCTGGCGtcgtggggggggggtcctgtggTGTCGTGGGGGGGTCCTGTGGTGTCGTGGGGGGGCCCTGtggtgtttggggggggtcctgtgGTGTTGGGGGGGGTTGGCAGAGGAATTGGGGCCGCCACGGGGTGAGGACCACGAGGACGAGGACCAGGAGtgtcctgcccccccccccaaaaaaatgctcCGTGCTCTCCCTGCTTGTGGCACAGCTGAATTTTTTAGGGGGGGGggtcagcagcagccccccccccgagcGCTGTGGGGTCTGTCCCTGTCACCTCACCCCCCGTTTGTCCCCGTGACCCCAGTGGCCGCCTGTAtcccgctgctgcccccccaaaacgtcccccccgcccccccattTGCCCTGCCTGTGCCCTGTTCCCCCCCTACtgccccccccagaccctcactgcccccccccagacccccactgccccccccagcctgtccccaaGGTCCCCTCCACTCATCCCTGGACGTCGACACCGCAACAGAGGATGCCCAACCCCCCCCCGTGTGACCCAAAAAGGCTCCAGTTAACCCCAAAACCGCctcatgcccccccccccccggacacctgggggctgcctcccacccccaaatccccccccatgCACCAAATCCCCtttatttcaccccaaaaaccaCCGAAGGAGCCTTCCTAGCCTGGCGCCAGCAGGCACTGCCCAGCTTTTGGGCCCGGGGGGggaagttttatttaatttggggctattttgtttaatttttggcattttatttaagttttggccattttatttaatttttgcccgtttgttgttttttttttgctattttatttaattttaggcCCTCTTGCACAACCCAGGCCGCGGCCCCGGTGCTCGCAGGATTTCCCCACCCAtggaatttggggggggggggggcagccggggggggtcCTCGCCAGCCCCCGCCCTCCAAAACTCCTTGTGGCAGCCTGCGCCCCCCCAGCGGGCCCTTGGACCCCGCACACCCACCCCGGGGCATCCCCATGGGCCTTAATTCCTTAATTAATTTATGTATTCCTTAATTAATGTCTTTATTCcttaatttctttattaattcCTTGATTTCTGAATTCCTTGATTGCTTAATTCCTTGATTTTATTCCTTAATTAATTGCTTAATTCCTTGATTGCTCAATTCCTTAATTTTATTCCTTAATTAATTGCTTAATTCCTTGATTGCTTAATTCCTTGATTTCCTAATTACTTAACTTCTGAATTCCTTGATTTCGGAATTCCTTGATTTTAttccttaattaattttttaattccttgatTTCTTTATTCCTTGATTTCTTAATTCCTTAATTGATTTCTTAATTGATTTCTTAAttccttaattatttttttaattgcttaattGATTTCTTAATTCcttaattaatttcttaattcCTTGATTTCTTAATTCCTTGATATCTTGATTCCTTAATTAATTCCTTGATTCCGTGATTCCTTGATTCCTTGATTCcttaattaatttctttatttcttaattccttaattaatttcttaattcCTGCATTAATTTCTTAATTCCTTGCTGTCTTTATTCCTTAATTAATCTCTTaattccttcccccccccttttccatCCCCTCCCGCAGGATATTTCCAGGCgggggcagccccccggggAGCTCCAGGAGGTGCGGAGGAGGCGCATTTTGGGGCGTTCCGCGTGGAAACGGGGAATTTCTGCGTCACGCTGGCTGCCGGCCGGCCCTAACGCACCGAAATCCACACCGACAGCAGCGGTGGGGACCCCGCGGGGCTCGTTTTGGGGGGAAATCCTgcttttttgccttctttttgcAGCGGTTCACGGAGAGGTCAGGTCCGGACCCCGTcacgcccggccccgctgctgctgctgcgatTAATTCCTCGCCTGCCAGGGCTGCCGAGCACTTTTTGggactctcctctcctccctccaaccccccccagGGCCTGGGTGCTCGCTCCCCCCCAAAATTTAACCTGCTTTTGCCCAAAGCcgccttttttcccccagatccattttttccccccagaaccctttttttccccagaaccATGCCCTAACCCCCCTTCCCCTACTTTCCCAGCAGGATTAACCCCCCACACCTCCCCGTGGAGAACCAGGATTCCCTCAAGTTTTTCCCAAaattttcccccctccccatcctcccTGGCCCCAAAACTGctccttttttccctctgctctaCCAGCGGGAGCGGAAACATTTCCAGCGGCGCGAATCCCGCAGGTGGGAATCCAGCCCCTGAAGGGTTAAAGGAGGAATTTCtggggctctttttttttattttttaatttttattttttttttttttgcgtgttTCGCTCGTTTAAAAGCCTCTGCCTGGTCCGGGCTCTGCCTGACATCTCTCCCCTGTGGTTTCCAGAGCAGTTTCATGTGTGCTCGGGGCCGTGCCAATAACGGCGTTGCAACACTTGCCGGGAGCTGTGCTCCGAGGGTGGATCCAGCCGGGTAGGTTCAAGGGTTATTTTTGTCGGGGATGGGGAAAAACGGGCGTTTTTCCCTTGGTTTTGTAcctttttggcattttttttgtCTCGCTGGAAGCGGTTGGGGATCCTGGGATCCGGGGATCCTGGCTGGCCGCTGGAAAGGGCAAGGGGGGGAGAGCTGCGGGGTGCAGGGCCGGGCACCCCAAACACCTCCCTGGGGCACACCGGGCACCCCAAACACCTCCCTGGGGCACACCGGGCACCCCAAATGCCTTTCTAGGGTGCACAGGGCATCCCAAACACCTCCATGGGGTGCACCAGACACCTAAAACACCTCCACGGGACACATTGGGCACCCCAAACACCTCTGTGGGGCGCACCAGGCACCCCAAATACCTCCACGGGGTGCAGCAGGCACCAAAAACACCTCCATGGGGTGCAAGGGGCACCCCAAACACCTCCATGGGGTGCACCAGACACCTCAAACACCTCCATGGGACACATTGGGCACCCCAAACACCTCCCCAGGGTGCTTTGGGTGCCCCAAAATCACCTCCCCAGGGTGCAGCGGGTGCCCCAACACCTCCTTGGGGTGCACCAGACACCTCAAACACCTCCAGGGGACACACCGGGCACCCCAAACACCTCCCTGGGGCGCACCAGGCACCAAAAACACCTCCCTGGGGCGCAGTGGGCACCCGAAAGACCTCCTCGGGGCGCACCGGGCACCCCAAACACCTCCGTGGGGTGCCCCGGGTGCCCCAAACACCTCCAGCCTCTCCAAACCCCCGGCTCTGGGGGTGCCTCACcccaaacttttatttaccagACCCCTCAGtgaaccccaaaccccccttcCACGGGGTTGTTCCGCCCTGGGAGCACCCCTTGGCTGCAGCTTCGCCTCCTGGGACAAAACCAGGAGCTGGTGCTCAACATTTCCCATTTACACCCGATTTACACCCGATTTACACCCGATTTACACCCCGCAGCACAACGAGGGCGAAGCAGCCACGTGTCCGGCGTGGGCTCAGCGCcgttttccttcctcccctgcgtgccgggggggctcccaAGGGCTCCTCGgcctcctctgctgctggcGGGGCCGGCGCCGCGGCCGAATTTTGCTTCGCCTGGATTTTGGCCAAGGAGGGCaccgggagggagggagggaggggagcggcCGGGATTTGGGGCTGCGCCTGGAGGAACCTCGCTGCCGGATCCCGGCGCGGAGACGAGGGCTCTGCGGCTCCCATCTGGCACGGGGTTGCTCCGGGGCATGAAAAACCGTTGGAAACCTGATGGGAAAGCTTGGAAATGGGATGGGAAGCTTTGGGAATGGGATGGGAACCTTGGAAATGGGATGGGAACCCTTGGAAATGGGATGGGAAACCTTGGAAATGGGATGGGGAGCCATGGAAATGGGATGAAAAGCCTTGGAAATGGGATGGGAAGGTTTGGAAATGGGATGGGAACCTTGGAAATGGGACAAAAATCCTTGGAAATGGGACGGGAAGCTTTGGAAATGGGACGAAAAGCCATGGAAATGGGATGGAAAGGTTTGGAAATGGGATGGGACCCCTTGGGAAGCTTTTTTGCGGGGTGCTGCTACCCGTTCCCATGGGCTGAGGAGGGGACGGAGCTGCTGGGGTTTTGGGGACGGCTCCTGCGGGCACGCAGGGGATGTTTTCCTGCCCCAGGGCCCCAAATTTGGGCAGCACCTGGGGGATTtaggggctgggctgcagcatcaCGGataaatccccccccccccgtcgtGTCCATCGAGCAGCAAGCCCTGCCCTGACACCGCCGTGATTTGGGgcaggtttggggtttttgggggggttttgtgCCCATTCAAGTGCTTGAACCACTTCTCCCAGTCCTCCCCCCGCAGCGAAAGCACCCAGAGTGACGGAGGAGGCAGCGTCCTGGcaccgctccccccccccacccaggGGACCCCCGGTGGGTGCCGGGGACCCCCGAGGAGCCGCAGgaggtgcccccccccatcTGCAGCCACCATTCCCATTAAAAATTCCCCTGGCCTGAGCTCACGCCGGCTCCTCGCCGTGATTCACCGCCGGCCGGCCAGagggagggcggggggggggctctgctgggggctgggggggggggaaaaaaaaaaaaaaaaaaagaaaaaaactcaaaaCCATCCCAAAAACggcaggaagaggaagagaaggtgGATGAAGGTCGTGCGCAAATGGCAACGGCGAGGCCCCGGCCATAAAAacgcccccccgcccccccccccccagccagggCGTTCCCCAACCCGTGTTTATGGAGAAATTTGGGACACCCCGAGGATGTCCCAGGGGGGGGAAGGGATGAGGGATGGAactcctgggggggggctcggggggggacTCGGCCCCCCCCCGCGTCGCTTCTGCAGGGCGagcggggctgcagcaggaaatGGGgcggaaaaaaggaaaaaacaacacgtGGCCCCAAAAAGCAGGAGCAGGataagggggtggggggtggcgGGCGGCCCGCGGCCctaaaaccaccccaaaaaaaacgcCCCCAGGGTTGCTCAAGGCCTGGGAGCTGGAATGGGCAAAAAGGGGCAAAAAGGGGTAAAAAGGGgcaaaaaagggcaaaaaggggcaaaaaaaaaggaaggggggtggaggctgggggggggtcccaagcaTCTCGGGGGGGCCCCACGCTGCAGGAGGAGCgaaaattggggaggggggcacaaAGGGGGGGGGCAGACATGGAGGAGGTgacaaatgggggggggggacaggggggacgtGTCCTCACACAGGGCGCACACACACGCGTGTGCTCACACCCCcacggccgggggggggcctgggCACACGTGTGGGGGGGTCACAGCGGTGCCACCAGGGGTGCACCCTGGGCGTGTTGGTgtccgtgtccccgtgtccctcggggtgtccctgcccgtgTCCCTGtgcctgtccccatgtccccatccccgtgtccctgtggATGTCCCCAAGTCCCTGGCCATCCctatccccatgtccctgtggatgtccctgcctgtcccccgatgtccccatccccatgtccccatccccatctccgTGTCCCTGTGGATGTCCCTgcccgtccccatgtccctgtgcctgtccccatgtccccatccccatccccgtgtcccctgccTGTCCCATACCCATGTTCCCATGTCCCTTCCCGTGTCCCTCCTTGTGTCCGTGCCCATTcccgtgtccctgtccctgtccctgtccctgcacacccccatgtccctgtccttgtccccgTGCATTCTCGTGTCCCCACTCGTGTCCCCATTCCTGTCCCCACTCGTGTCCCCCCTCCTTCCCATCTCCGCACATCCCcgcgtccccatccccatccccatccccatccccgtccccatccccgtccccctccaccttcccctatccctctccatccccattCCTGGTAGGGGGGgcccccctcctgtcccccccccccttgccgTGGGGCCCCCCCCGTGCTGGCCGTGTTCCGGCCCCCCCCAGGCctgcagcctccagctcctTTTTGGGAAGCAGCCGGCGCGGGGCTGCAGCTCTCCACCGGGCCCCGCGCCAGCCCCCGGGGACAGCGCCAGCCCCCGCGCCCCCCACCCGGCACCCAggggcaccccccccccccaaaaaaaaaaaaaatcaccccaaaaaatTCACCCCCAAAAAATTCAACCCCAAAAAATTCACCCCCAAAAATTCACCCCCAAACCCGTGGCCACCCCTCGTGCGCCCCCCCAATCCTTGTGccgggtgccccatccctgggtgtggggggggttTAGTGGGGGGGGGGTTTATGGGGTGACGTGGCCCCGGCGCGAGCCCAGGCTATATAGGGGCTGGCGGCGGCGGTGAgtcagggcccccccccccccttgttttgtcccccccccccgccccgcagtGACTCAGGGACGCCCTGGCCATACTTAGCCGGGGGCACCCAAACCCTGACCCCGGTGCCGGCatcccccgggggggggggctgggggtgtcccggggggggttggagggggataaaagggggctggggggggcgcaTAGTGTGGGGGGGGCACCGTGGGGTGGCCCGAAGatggggggcaggggggtggggggcaatGGGGGACCCTGGGGGTGGGGGTCATAGGGGTGGGGGGCGTGGgggtggcacccatgggtgccctcAGGGTGGTGGCaccgtggggaggggggggccaGGATCGGGCCCCTCCAGGCCGGAGCatggggggaaactgaggcacgaggGGGGGCAGCCTGGGTGTCCCCtggcacggggacacggggacagcgTCACGGGGGGGGCACGAGCGGACGGTGCCAGGGCACACGCGTGTGCAAGGGGGGGGCAGAGGCCGGCGGGGGGGGCAGGAAAGGCCCCGGCGCCAGCTCATTGTTTGCCACCCGCCTGtcacttccccctccccagccccgcggAAACGTCCCCATTgttgtccccaatgtccccagtgGGGTCCCCacagggtggggggggcaccgtgcccacattttgggggggggggcacgcaCCCCCGCTGCCCACCCGCATGGGCGAGCTCCCACACTCGGCACCCATGGGGGCAGCGCCAAGTGGGGGGGACCCAGGCCCGAtttggggacaaggggggggtGACGCAAAGAGGGgacccccccgtgtcccccccccggacccccccccgaccccagcCCAGCTGTGCCGGGCGCCATTGCATCAGCGGCGCAGGAATGCGGCGGCCCCGCGTGCGAGGCCCCGGCCCCCTTTGCACGCCCCTCGCAcgcagtgggggggggggaacctgggggggggggggtcagggggggtcgggggggtcgggggggggcaccccttgcacgagccggggggggggaggcaccGTTTGCacgcacggggggggggggttgggacGTGCGCCGCTTGCACGCGTGCACGGGGGGGCCAATTtgcacgcccccccccccagctttgcacgcccccctccccccgggtTTGCACACTCGTGGGGGGGGGCCTTGCACGCCGATTTGCACGCTCGCCCAGCACCAGCCCCCGGacgggcacccatgggtgcccccctgGCACGCCGGCCCCCGCTGCTGCcgtgtccccaagtgtccctgGTGcgaggggggggtcccggtgcgccccccccccacacccccccaaacccacccccccccacccccggtgcAGCCGCGTGGGAACGGCTCCAGCTCCGTTTCCGCTGCTTCCTTCCAGGAAACGGCTGTggcccccccaggcccccccccccagcgtgtccccttcctcccccccaccgTCCCCATCCCCCCACGTCTGCCCCGtgtcctgtcccccccccatgtcccccagtgtcccccagtgtcccccagtgtcccccagtgtccccacgtCCACCtgggcacccccccccccccatgtccccatccccatccccgcaGCCTCGGTGTCCCCACAGCGTCCCCGTCTCCCAGTGTCTCCCAGTTCTCCcagtccccgctgtccccagcccacTGAGGTGCTCCCGATGTCCCCGTCCCCCTcgggtgtccccatgtccccgtccTCCCAGAGCGTCCCAGTGTCCTGGTGCCTTGTGTCCCAGTTcccagtgtccctgtccccccggGGTGTCCCAGTGTCCGGTGTCCTGGTGCCCAGTGTCCCAGTGCCCCGTGTACTGGTGCCTGGTATCCCAGCTCCCAGTGCCCGATGTCCCACTGcccagtgtccctgtccccttggGGTGTCCCAGTTCCTGGCGTCCCAGTGCCCGGTGTCCCGGTGCCCCAGTGTCTCCAGATAGTCCCCAGTATCCCAGCTCCCAGTGCCCGGTGTCCCAGTTCCcggtgtccctgtccccatggggtGTCCCAGTTCCCGGTGTCCCAGTGCCCAGTGTCCCAGTGCCCCAGTGTCCCCAGATAGTCCCAGTTCCAGTGTCCCAGCTCCCAGTTCCCGGTGTCCCAGTTCCCAGTGTCCCAGTGCCCGCTGTCTCGGTTcccagtgtccctgtccccctggggtgtcccagtgtccccaaatTGTCCTGGTGCCTGGTATCCCAGCTCCCAGTGCCCGGTGTCCCAGTTCCcggtgtccctgtccccatggggtGTCCCAGTATCCCCAGTTTGTCCCAGTTCCCGGTGTCCCAGCGCCCAGTATCCCCAGTTTGTCCCAGTTCCTGGTGTCCCAGCTCCCAGTTCCCGGTGTCCCCAGTGCCCAGT
It encodes the following:
- the GTSF1 gene encoding gametocyte-specific factor 1; this translates as MATRRGPGPLRARCEELGAGAAGGEPAMEAAEEPEALVQCPYDKSHRVRPARLPYHLVKCQKNNPQVARQLATCPFNARHRVPRAELRDHIASCPNRCQLDSPPEAPSTKPKSPDPPPTWQNPPCQEDWEAEVDELEDAPPFILPVTTGELHLPSDSYAPAPPRSQPRGTVPPQEKSWTSRD